TGATAATTTACATACGTTAAAATaaggattaaataaataaataaatagttccCTTTTATgtcaacatttgattttaatcaccctaaaatatttttgtcaataaaaaagtttcatttatgaaattaatcCCTCTAATCTAATACTCAATGTATAGCAGGGATAAGgtgactaaaatcaaatgttaaaATAATAAAGCAACGGATAGTGTAAACAACGGACAGTtttttgtttgtcaaaaaaaaaaacggataGTTTTCGTGTGAACTTTAGTCGTCATAAACTacgatttattattattatttttttgacaaaagttatCATAAACTACAATTTATCCACACCTGACCCCCTAAATAATATACGTGGCACttcactaatggactggggtCTAAAActgtcaaaaaatcaaaatataggggactgttttgtatttaaattagttagggagcCATAACcgtaacttttgaaaagataggggtccaaaagtgcaattaatactaaaaaataccacaaaaaaaatctattgaaTAGAGTATATCATCATAAGCACATAAATTATCCATCATTCAATAAATACAAATACATAGAAGTGCATCAAATCAATGGCTATGAAGGGAACCTCTCTCCTGGTTCCTTCTGTTCAAGAGTTAGTAAAACAACCCATTACCAATATTCCAGAACGATATCTTCATCCAAATCAAGACCCTATTGCTGTTTCTAACACAAGCTCTTTACCACAAGTTCCTGTTATCGACCTGCATAAATTGTTGTCTGATGATGCAACTGAGCTACAAAATTTTGACCATGCTTGCAGAGGCTGGGGTTTCTTTCAGGTTAGCATTGCTTTAAATCTCCCCAGTTACTTAaatttaattgcaattttggttCTCTATTTTATAGCAATCACAAAAATAgtcccaatttttttaattgaactTTTTGATCTTTAATTGGTAATTTTGTTGCAATTTTATTTCCAACTTAGATTTTTACCTCCAAAATATGTAATTTCTGACTTCATAAGTGATGATTTATTGCCCCAATTTTGAATGTGAATCGAAAATAAAATACCAATTCTGCCTATGGAGCCAAAATTAACCACTTTCGAGGCTTATAATCACTATTTTAGGTGTTAAATGGGAAAAGGTGTGTAGACCTTTGGAAGAGGGGTGATTGGTTTGTGGTTTAGAGCTTTAGTAAATAAATATGGATTGAACAGAGGGTCTATTACAATAGAGAATAGAGGAGTTTCTTTGTGGTGGAAAGATATTTGCTACATAGATTTTGGGGGAGTGGAATCTCTTAATGTGTATTCAGTTAAAGAGGTATATAAGGGGTTGATGTCTAATGTGTCAAGCTCTTCGGATTCTATATGGTCGAAGGCTTGCATAAATCGGTTCCGTTAAAAGTCTCATGTTTAGTTTGGAGATTATTTCAAAACAGATTAGCTACAAGGGATAACCTTTCCAAAAGAGGAGTtttggatcaaaattccatTCAGTGCGTAGGGGATTGCGGGCGTGAAGAATCggtatcacatttttttttcgaGTGTCCTTTTTCAGGTGTGTGGTTTGGCTTGTGTTAATGGCTTGGAATATCGGCGGCTTTTCAAAATGAAGGACATCTTCATTTCAAACAATTTGAGGTTTGATAAGTATGGGAAGAGCTTTTTCATCACGTGTTAGTGTGATTTGGTTTGTGTGTGTTTGGTGTATATGGAAAGCAAGGAACGCAAAATGCTTTCATAATAAAGAAATTATCATTGAAAAATTGGTTGAGGAAGTGAAGGTATTATCTTGGAATTGGCTGAGATTTAAATCTAAGAATTTAGATTACAACTTGCAACATTGGTGTGTGAATCCGAGGGCTTGTCTGGGAGACATGAGGAACTGAATTTTCATATCAGTTAGATTTTCTGGTGGAATGTATCTGTTGGGTTTGTTTTAGAAGCCTTGGAGTGTTGTTTTTTATGTCGTTTTTCTGTGCATCAATTGGTAATTTTCTGATTGAGTAGCTGTTCCTGTTGCGGCATAAGTTGGCTGTTTAGCATATGTGGCAAAAGAATTCAAGTAGTAGATTGTTTTGCTATGAGCAGAACTAGTCATTTCAAAGTAAAAGGAGTATTATTATATTGTGCATTTTCACAGAAGGTATTTGGCGTAAAGGATTTAAAGGGGCAGAATTAATTCTCTTGAAGATCTTTTTGTGATCATATGTATTGGATTTATGTTATTGCATTCTGTTGTATTTTGTTAGGCTTTGTGGTTTGGGGAGATTTGGAACTGTGATTCAGGTGTTGGTAGCTTTTTTTGTAATCAGTTTGGAGACTGCTGTTTGTTCTTTTCCTTATCTAATCCTAGTACACCTTGTGCTTGGTTTAGAGTTATTAATAAATTCTTTtagccttttaaaaaaaaaaaaaactattttgggTGTTAAAATTATGCGTTGGAtcaaaattgcaacaaaaatgataattgaaggaaaaaaaaaaatcaattcaaaaaacAGAGACTCGTGATAAAATAAGGGTCAAAAGTTTATCACTATGTAATTATTGTcacaaaataatatgaaaaacgTGAAATTGTCTATATATCTGCATTATTAGAGACATTAGTGAACTACTTGGGTTGGTCCGGTGGTGTTGGCTTTAGACGTACGCTCCTCCTCAAAGTCTCACCTTATGTACAAATACTTTTCATATTTACTTAATTTAGTTGTTGACCTAGTGTCCGACACATACTCAAATAAACACACACTGGGGAGGAGGAAATGTGGTGACCTCGGTTCGAAATCGaatttttacataaaatgtCCTCAAAGCCAATCGGGGATGAATTACTAATACAGCATTAAGCTTTTCATAATTCTTTTCATCATTTGTACAATTTTACACTGATCAATATAgtagagcttttagcttttctCTCCTTTCCATAGAACCATGTTTCCTAACATATTCAGCAGTAACAGGTTGACTTTATAATTTCAATATACAAAATTGAAATCCCTTTGAGAAAAGTTCTGAACGGGtcattattgaaattttaaatgataattatttttcatttaaaataaatgaatttgtgCATTCTaagatttttttggaaattaattGCAGCTTATTAATCATGGAGTGAACACTCCAATTGTTGAAAATATGAAGATAGGTGTTGAACAATTTCTCAAACTTCCAatggaagagaagaagaaattttggcaaacaCCAAATGATGTGCAGGGGTTTGGTCAGTTGTTTGTTGTATCTGATGAACAAAAGCTCGAATGGGCAGACATGTTCTACATTAACACTTTCCCTCCGGATGCAAGGCATCCACATCTAATTCCTAATATTCCCAAACCATTCAGGTTTTCTTACTTTCTCAATTTATATTTGTTAGCTTAATTACACATTATTGAGTAGGTAATTGATTTTGCTGGTAAATATAGTTTATAACAGATTTTGTTCTTTCATTGTAGAGATCATCTAGAGAACTATTGTTTAGAATTGAAAAAACTAGCTGTCACGATAATTGGTCGTATGGAGAAAGCTCTAAAGATAAAAAGCAACGAACTTGTCGAGTTTTTTGAAGATATATATCAAGGAATGAGGATGAATTACTATCCCCCATGTCCCCAGCCAGAGCATGTCATTGGACTCAAACCTCATTCTGATTCTGGTGCCCTTACTATCCTTCTCCAAGTCAATGAAGTGGAAGGCCTTCAAATCAGAAAAGACGGAATGTGGATTCCTATCAAGCCCCTCTCTGATGCTTTTGTCGTCAACATTGGAGACATGTTGGAGGTAATACAAATTGTTCAAAATATAGTTACCAAATTGTGATTAAAATCATGAGTTTAAGACTCGTTTCCAGACAGTGATTCAAATCTTATTATGAATCGTAATATacataataaacaaatattgaaattttaagCAAAAACTAGTGtcatgaaaagaaaagaaaaaaggttcATATATCATATACAATCTTTTAATTCAAGCTATTTGTAATAGATATTAGACCTGTAGGTTAGAGGTATTTATAACCTTTAAGAATTATTGTTCATGTTTAAAATCCTTTTGCAGATATTAACTAACGGAATTTACCGAAGCATTGAACATCGAGCAACAATCAATTCAATGAATGAGAGGATATCAATTGCTACATTTCATAGGGCTCAAATGAGCAAAATTCTAGGTCCAACACCAGACCTTATTACTGCTGAAAGACCTGCTTTGTTCAAAAGAATTAGGGCAGTTGATTACCTTAATGGATTCATGTCACGTGAGCTACAAGGAAAATCATGTATAGATTTTGTAAggattcaaaatgatattggtaaataatttaaatttacaagttttttcatgaaaatgaaaaatatgtaaAACAAGCACAAACAAACATTGTGCTAAAAACAGGGCTAATGTGGTGCAATTGTAGAAATGTTAGTAATAAATGGTGTGGATTAGTGGATGACCTAGATTGCTCGGGTAAATTGAAAATCCATGAGAAGGTAATGATAATGAGATTAAGGGAGAGTAATTGGTGAACTTGTGTTGATTGTTTTTACACCTAATGTATTATGATccatgaagcacggacactcttCGGATTAGACGTGTTCCAGTGTCGGACACCGACatgacaccgacacttgtaattacactgaattatgtgactTTTTCCAATTATTAGTTGTGTCGGTGTGTCagtgtccatgcttcataggtTATGATAAACTATAATGGTTGACTAAGATTGTGATATTACCAATATATCATGGTTGTTTTGTATTGTAACTATTGATGAATGATGCGTCTTTCATCGTACATGTGTAAGATAAATTGCAGGGATGGATGGCACGTGAGCTACAAGGGAAATCATACATAGACGTTGTAAGGATTCAAAATCATATTGGTAAATAATTTAAGTTTATAAGTTTtttcatgaaaatgaaaaaaatgtagaacaagcacaaaaaatgtcaaattaaataataattaatttaacaaTTCATTATGTTAACCTGAATGaaaaaacaattcatttttaTGATCAACCTAATTGATGGATCAAGTGGATGGTGGATCTACGCTAGTGCCTCGCACCACGTTTACTGTGCTATGTTCATAACATATGttattattgaaaataataaagtgTTGTTAGAATATTCTTAGAGCAACTCCAACGGCATGAATTTTCTAGGGTCCGTCGACGTGTGGTTGAGtattttgccaaaattttcaTTGGAGTTGGCCAGCTTGGAGTAACCATGCTTTTCTAAAGCAACCAAGTGATGATATGTCTGTTTTGGGTTCTAAAGCAACTCTCTCTcttgaaaagaataataaagtcattATGGAATAAAAGAACCTAATTAATTTTGGattcaaagttttattttccAGATCACCTCAAACGAGTTAAAGATCATGACCTacgaaaataaaactttgaacccaaaattaattaggttcttttattccataatgactttattattcttttcaagagagagaattttAGGATCACATCACCAAGACTTCACGATTCTCAAGACTAAAATGGTAAAAAGTTGAAAGACtcgaactaaaataaaataaaatattaatatgtgtGGTAAACTTGTGGGATCCAATAAGTATTTTAAAGTTTACCATTGGAGTGAAAAATGAATGAGTAGTAACAAGATTTTGTGGCAtaaactgaaaaacatgctaagaataacataagatgacctgtcatcaGGGGGTCAGAGAGAGCtataaataaaatcatctaGATCATTCTCAATGCATGATCTAATCGGATACAACGACCCTAATAGTCCAACTCATTTATTGATTGAGCTTTCGTATTGTACTTAATGCTAGTACATAGATGTTTCTAGATGAGTTAATCTTGGTGTTAAtagaacaaccattttttgaccTGTCAAACTCATggtatgtttttactttctctctattactttagTTTTTGTGTtaatacatctttttctttgtaaaattatggttgtcccaaaagttgtcaatcaaatggttgtttaaataacTCAACTCTTTAGAAAcagatgtgttatttgaataaaCATTTACATGACAACTTATGGGACAAATAtagatttacaaagaaaaatatgtattaatacgaaaatcaaagcaatagagaaataaactaaaaacataatgtgagtatagagagaaaattgttacaaacgaaaatcaaagcaatagagaaataaactaaaaacataatgtgagtatgagaaataaaattattacaaattatcacaaaataattgtacaagtatcatttctcttgttataatcttatttttaatagaataatccctgagagagaaaataagggTATTTTTAATAGAGAAATATAACCTTATTTTTAATAGAATAATCTTGAAATTTGCATCAATTTCAACAGTTATACACCTAAACGTGTGACTTGACCATGagaaataatattcatttcatTCCATAACAAAGACTTGTCATAACACCACTAACTATCACTATCTTCTTATGGAAATAACTATaattgtgaaagaaaaaaatattgaggcaTTTATGATGGACTTCACTAATCAGAGCTTGCAAGTGATGTTTGTCTATTGGCAAACTGATGTTGCTAGCAGCACTGGGGAGAAGATCCTCTCCAGTGGAGTCTCTCTgcccattaattaatttttaatggaCAAGATTTTACTGCATGGTGCAGTCACTGGAGGGGATCCAAACCTCCAGCACTGAGTACACCATTAATGCGTTGATGCTCAAAGTTGCCTTGCCTCCCTATAAAATGCACTAGAACTTGTGTATCTGTGCCTATGTGAACTAAATTTGGTTCACTGACAAGTCCTCTTCTTATGGTCAAGCTTAAACATTCCTAGAGATGTATGTAGTGGTTATATCTATTTGAGACGCAATGCTAATAAAAGTAATGAAATATTGACTTCAGTTTTGTAGTTTGAATGTTACTCTTGTACGTCATTATCTAGTtgtttagaatttttattttttttttgtagtggtcggagtttgaactccgaaccttgcatattttatacatttgttccaaccaactgagttaagcttacgAGAACATCTAGTTGTTTAGAATATTAGCatgtttcaaattattttttatcttaaaatataaaaaagaaaattacttttttcataATAGATTTATTTATAAGGAACAATATTGGTTGTGATATCAAAACTAACATTACTACTAAACTTTAAGATATTGCTATTGGTTAAAAGATTGCTGGGAACAATAAGCAATGACATGTTTGGTATTATTTAATTGAAGTTTCAAAGTGTAGCTTATGCTAAAATTGTGATGACTTGCCCATTCTAACAGTTGTAATTTTCTTCAAGCTGTAAATTGTAGTTCATATTAAAATTGTGGTGACTCACCATTCTACCATTCTAATCGTGAATACAAACATGCACTTGTTGTGTATTGAGAACGGTGTTTAAAATACTAATCCTACACCGTTAATGTTGATTGCATTTGATTTTGTATCAAACATCGCAAAAAGAGAATGATAAAGTTAATTGGTTAGTTAAGAGGATGTTTATTTTATGGTTACCAAACACAAAGGGATTGTGTGAATGTCTACCAAATATGAGAATAAATCATTTTCATCTTAAATTTCTGAGAAATTAATTTGTAGAGGTGAAACAAACGCCCCCAAATATAAACTTGGTTTGGAGCTTTCTTAGGTATTGCTAGTGGGATTGTGAGGATTAGGTAGTCGTTTGATTTGAAGGGTCCAATGTAGTGCAAAATACAAATGATTAGCCtctattaattttttcacaATTTCTTTTCCTACTCTCCACATTTGGTTCGgattataaaaactaaaaaaatataggatATTAGAGGGTGTTTTTGACGTGTTTTACACCTTTCAAAAATATTGTAGAGTAGGAAAACGAACGTGGGTGCCTCTGCTTTCGaattatttagatgagagagaatgaatggttaagagagagatagaaaCAAAGGAACCCTATTGCTTACTCTTTTACTCACATGTTATTATTTCATGCATCATTCCATATATTATCATTCtcttcaacaaacaaaaaaacattatcaTAAACTGAGACACAGCCACATCCTTACGGGGGCAAAACGAAATACTAGTTATATACACAGtgaacataatccaaaacacaTTACTATCTTTTACAGAATGAATTCCACTAACTTAGACTGATTTTACTCCCAATTTTTTGATGAGATCCTCGTCAATTTTATTAGTTAAAAGAGATTGAGGAGAAGAAAACTTATTCCAATGTTTACTACCATTTTCTCTTTGAACAAAAAGCATTCCTATTTTCTCTTCAATCTAATCTTGTTTTTTCCATATCTTTACATGAGAATATAGCATTCAAATTTTACACTAGTTTCTTCAAACTATTTTCTCCATAACTTGTTAATTTTACTAccattttcttcattattttgctgcacattttctctttacatgaagaaaaaaaaacagaatctaatttcattttttccaatttCTATAGATTGAGATTACCGTGTCTTACTAAATTTGGTAGATCTATTTTCAAAATAGTGAAATGTGCAGCAAAGTATCTGACACATTCGGTATCCGATACGGCCCAATACGTGTTTGACACCGATATATGTCAAAAAAGAGTTTCAAACTAATTGACGAGttagaaaaaaagtttagaCTTATTTGTAAAAGTCCAAACTcgtttttcaaaagtaagttcAAACTCTTTTTTCACGAGTTTAGACGTACTCGCGACATAACGTAGCTAATTGTTGGGGGGAAAATTTAGTTTATAAGTCCAAACTCTTTTTTCAAAGAATGTAAGATACTTGTTGGGGGGAAAAACTTACTGCACTATAAACTAGCACCTTAATTCAAAACCATAATGACACACTGTAAACTAAAATATGGCCAGAGCTCAACAAAAAATGCTATAGAATTTCACCTGGTTGATCGAACATAGTGAGATCCTGTCTTTACAttctttaattatatttagtgaGCAAACCTATTTGAGGAAAATAGACTTCCACTTCTAAACATATGATACATATATATTCACGCTTCGAAAGATAGTAACATTCATTAATACTTTCCCTGACCTACATCCAGTCATCTGTAGGGTGTGACTTACCCCCGAGGCCTTCAAGTTTCGCAAGTCATGTGTAAAACTCTGACCGTAGTTATTTCCATCTGACAAGAACAAAAGCCAAAATATGCGATGTAGTGAAGAAGATGAATGCAGTGTAACATCAAAGTTCAACTTTCATCTGATTTGCTGCCGTGGTACCTACAAGAGCGTATAACAATGTAATTTAATTGAGGAAATGTAATATAAGAAAAAGGTTTATTTGTTTGGGGAGTTTATACCATCCACATCTTGGCTACTCATGGGAGCGGTTGTTGCAAAGCTCATTTGTACAACATTGTGAAGCTCGTCCGCCCACACATCAGGCATCTAAAGCAAATTGTATCAGAATATGATGTAAATATAGTAAGGTTAATTTGACTGAAACATGTAAAGGAAAGTACATGGAAGATTTTCAACATTCCTCGTGTGCACTAATCTACACAAAATATGATGCATCCATAAATCTGTGGttttttattatcataaatATGTTGTAGAGCAAAAGTTTGAGTGTGTACTCATTTGAACAAAGACAAATTGTGCAAAGGAGATCACAGTTCTTGCAACTGCAATGGATCAATACCTGATTTGGCTCCTTGAATCCTCCACTCAACGGTGTTAACTGTGTATGAATAGTTCTTCGAAGGATATCGGACGGGTTTGCCATGTTTGGAATCACTGACTGAATCATCCCTGGTTGAGATGGATGTAATGGAGGAAAATTCATTGACATCTCTAGAGGAAATCCTAGTGTGGACGAAGGACCAGGCCGTTGGTGAAGAACCTGACAGTATTCAAAATATACTAATGCAATGTCAAACACAGATACAGATCGTAAGCATTTTTTTCTGACCGGTATGCAAATGGATTAACAACTTACATCTTTAGCAAGAAGGCTTTCAATATTGAAATCCAGCCGTGGATTAACTGTTGCAAGTTTCATAGACAAAAACTGGCACAAGAGAAAAGATGGGTCGGAGTCAATTTAACATGAATAAATATGCaaaaagtgattaaaaaaaaaaacatatgtcacacattatttcaacaTAAATGACAATCAGGAAAACAGTGCTTGAAACAAATATGACAGTGATCGTATAGGATATCACGATTAACATTCAAAATTAGGTCAATTTAAGTACATGTTAAAGTGTAGGAGTTGTAAACGATGGTAATGAGAAAATCTACtaaattatgaattttattattttgatgaagTAGAACTAAAACATACAGGGCAAAA
Above is a genomic segment from Medicago truncatula cultivar Jemalong A17 chromosome 5, MtrunA17r5.0-ANR, whole genome shotgun sequence containing:
- the LOC25494692 gene encoding protein SRG1; the encoded protein is MAMKGTSLLVPSVQELVKQPITNIPERYLHPNQDPIAVSNTSSLPQVPVIDLHKLLSDDATELQNFDHACRGWGFFQLINHGVNTPIVENMKIGVEQFLKLPMEEKKKFWQTPNDVQGFGQLFVVSDEQKLEWADMFYINTFPPDARHPHLIPNIPKPFRDHLENYCLELKKLAVTIIGRMEKALKIKSNELVEFFEDIYQGMRMNYYPPCPQPEHVIGLKPHSDSGALTILLQVNEVEGLQIRKDGMWIPIKPLSDAFVVNIGDMLEILTNGIYRSIEHRATINSMNERISIATFHRAQMSKILGPTPDLITAERPALFKRIRAVDYLNGFMSRELQGKSCIDFVRIQNDIGK